The following are from one region of the Odontesthes bonariensis isolate fOdoBon6 chromosome 16, fOdoBon6.hap1, whole genome shotgun sequence genome:
- the sim2 gene encoding LOW QUALITY PROTEIN: single-minded homolog 2 (The sequence of the model RefSeq protein was modified relative to this genomic sequence to represent the inferred CDS: inserted 2 bases in 1 codon; substituted 1 base at 1 genomic stop codon) — MKEKSKNAAKTRREKENGEFYELAKLLPLPAAITSQLDKASVIRLSSSYIRLRALFPHGLGDGWGQSARFNPLDSMAKDLGSQLLQTLDGFVFVVAPDGKIIYISETASVHLGLSQVELTGNSIFEYIHPLDRDEMTALLCFRQPPHHHLPPGYEIERSFFLRMKCVLAKRNAGMTCGGYKVIHCSGYLKLHQYMVDMMRYESCYQAVGLVAVGHSFPPSGITEIKLQSNMFMFRASLDLKLIFLDMRVAELTGYEPQDLIEKTLYHHVHTCDVFHLRYAHHLLLVKGQVTTKYYRMLSKHGGWVWVQSYATIIHNSRSSRPHCIVSVNYVLTDIECNELQLSVDQTRALSLTFSQDHHKQLRTRAVKVKSKMRPAPYPEQQASSLLQPAHSSFSPWKLQGKERFRYPMASCREKSSSLTPEAGQVSCDPAYNWTLQYPYNHQHLDPQNHLPYSVTSSQLSRRIIGFLHHKRPVXWXSPSASNKYTGTVFI, encoded by the exons ATgaaggaaaagtcaaagaacgCGGCGAAGACgcggagagagaaagagaacgGAGAGTTTTATGAGCTGGCCAAGCTGCTGCCTCTGCCGGCGGCCATCACCTCCCAGCTGGACAAGGCCTCCGTCATCCGGCTGAGCAGCAGCTACATCAGGCTGAGGGCGCTCTTCCCCCACG GTCTCGGGGATGGATGGGGCCAGTCAGCCAGGTTCAACCCTCTGGACAGTATGGCAAAAGACTTAGGTTCCCAACTTTTACAA ACTTTAGATggctttgtgtttgttgttgccCCTGATGGGAAAATCATTTACATCTCAGAAACAGCATCAGTCCACCTTGGCTTGTCCCAG GTGGAACTAACAGGAAACAGTATATTTGAGTACATCCACCCATTAGACCGCGATGAGATGACCGCATTGCTATGTTTTCGCCAGCCACCACACCATCATTTGCCTCCAG GGTATGAAATTGAGCGTTCCTTCTTCTTGAGGATGAAATGTGTTCTTGCAAAGCGAAATGCGGGAATGACATGTGGAGGATACAAG GTCATCCACTGCAGTGGCTATCTGAAACTGCATCAGTACATGGTGGACATGATGCGGTATGAATCCTGTTACCAGGCGGTTGGTCTGGTGGCAGTTGGTCACTCCTTTCCCCCCAGTGGGATCACTGAGATCAAACTGCAGAGTAACATGTTCATGTTCCGGGCCAGCCTTGACTTGAAACTGATCTTTTTGGACATGAG GGTGGCTGAGCTGACAGGCTACGAGCCCCAGGACCTGATAGAGAAGACTCTCTACCACCATGTTCACACATGTGATGTTTTCCATCTACGCTATGCTCACCATTTAT TACTTGTAAAGGGCCAGGTCACCACCAAGTATTACCGCATGTTATCAAAGCACGGAGGCTGGGTGTGGGTGCAAAGTTACGCCACCATCATCCACAACAGCCGCTCATCCAGGCCGCACTGTATCGTCAGTGTAAACTACGTTCTCAC AGACATTGAATGCAACGAGTTGCAGTTATCTGTGGACCAGACTCGAGCTCTCAGTCTTACTTTCTCTCAGGACCACCACAAACAACTCAGAACCAGAGCAGTCAAGGTGAAAAGCAAAATGAGACCAGCTCCATATCCTGAG CAGCAGGCTTCCAGCCTTCTCCAGCCGGCCCACTCAAGCTTTTCCCCATGGAAGCTGCAGGGGAAGGAGAGATTCAGGTACCCGATGGCATCCTGCCGGGAGAAAAGCTCTAGCTTGACCCCTGAAGCAGGTCAGGTGTCCTGCGACCCAGCTTACAATTGGACCCTCCAATACCCCTACAATCACCAGCATTTGGACCCTCAGAACCACCTTCCTTACTCAGTTACCTCCTCTCAGTTGTCTCGACGAATAATCGGTTTCCTGCACCATAAAAGGCCGGTTTGATG CAGCCCCTCTGCATCCAACAAGTACACAGGTACAGTCTTTATTTGA